GCCAGTGTGATCGTCACGCGCGAGCGGCCGTCGCTGGCCACGCTGGGCTGTCTGGGTGTGGCGTTCGCCGGGCTGGTGATCCTGGCCGAGCCCGGTGGCGTGCATGGCGCGGGTTATCTGATCGGCGTGGCGAGTGCGCTGGCTGCTGCGTCGCTCTACGCCGCGACCACGCTTTTCACGAAGAAGCTGGCCGGGACGATTCGTCCCGAGATCATCGCCGCGCTGCATATGGTCATCGGTGCGGTCGTTTTCGTCTGGATGGCGGACTTCCAGCATTTGCCGTCTGCACCGCGTGAGGTCGGCGCCATCGTCACGCTGGGCCTATTCCACACGACGTTCATGTATTTGTTGCTCTACGGGGCGTTTCAGAAGGCATCGACGTCGAGTCTGGCGGTGTTCGGCTTCGTCTACCCCGTGGTGGCCGTGGCGGTGGACTTCCTGGCGTTCGGCATCGTGCTGCATCCAACGCAGTGGCTGGGCGGCGTGATGATTCTGCTCGCGGCCGGGTGGTATGCCCGGGGTCTGGGCGCCGCATCTGCCCGAAAGGCGGCCTGAGCTTCCGGATCTCTCGGCGTTGTCCGTTGCGGCCGGGCAACACCGGGCGCAGCGCCTTGCGGGCGTGGCTTCGAGCAAGACTGGCGTGGTTTCGCTAAAATTGCGTCCATGACCTCCCCGATCGAAGTTTGCTGGCGCGGCATCGAAGACTACGCCACCTCGTTCGACGCCATGCGCGCGTACACCGACGCGCGTGGCTCGCACGGCCCCGACCAGCTCTGGATCGTCCAGCATCCGCCCGTCTACACGCTCGGACTCGCCGGCGATCCCGCTCACCTGCTCGTTGCCAACACCGGTATTCCGCTCGTCAAAGTCGACCGAGGCGGCCAGATCACGTATCACGGCCCCGGTCAGGTGGTGATCTATCTGCTGGTGGACCTTCGACGCCGCAAGCTCGGCGTACGTGAAATGGTGCGTCTCATCGAGCAGGCCGTGATCGACACCCTTGGAGCGTATAATCTCGACGTTGAGCGCCATGCCGGCGCGCCGGGTATCTATGTGAGCCCGGGCGACGGCACTGTGGCGCATGCCGGCGCGAAAATCGCTGCGCTCGGGTTGAAAATCCGCAATGGCTGCAGTTATCACGGCGTTTCGCTGAACGTCGCGATGGATCTGCGTCCGTTCGACTGGATCAATCCGTGCGGTTACGCCGGTTTGCAAACCGTAGACATGGCCACGCTAGGCGTGGCTCCCCGCTGGGACGAAGTGGCCGCGCGACTGGCGCAGCAACTCGGTCATCACCTCGAACAGCACCCCGCGACGACAGTTGCCGCGCCGCAGGCCGATACGAATTCGGCCGCCAGCGCAGACGCCGCCGCCTGATTGGACGCCTGGAAAGCCCCCATCATGACCACCGTGACTCAGAACGACAGCACGAACAAAGAAGTTCGCACGATCGACGGCGATTACGACGCCACCGCGAAGCAGAAGTCGCAAGCCAAGACGGCGCGCATTCCGATCAAGATCGTGCCGATCGAGCGCCTGAAGAAGCCGGACTGGATTCGCGTGAAGGCGGCCACTCACACCTCCCGTTTCTACGAGATCAAGCAGATTCTGCGCGAGCATAATCTGCATACGGTCTGTGAAGAGGCGAGCTGCCCGAACATCGGTGAGTGCTTCGGCAAGGGCACGGCCACGTTCATGATCATGGGCGACAAGTGCACGCGCCGCTGCCCGTTCTGCGACGTCGGCCACGGTCGCCCCGACCCCCTGGACGTCGACGAGCCGCTGAACCTTGCGAAGACCATCGCCGCAATGCGTCTGAAGTACGTCGTGATCACCAGCGTGGACCGCGACGATCTGCGCGACGGCGGTGCTCAGCACTTCGTCGATTGCATCCGCCACGTGCGCGAGCTGTCGCCGTCGACCCGCATCGAAATCCTGACGCCGGACTTCCGCGCGCGTCTCGACCGCGCGCTGGGCATTCTCAATGCCGCACCGCCCGACGTGATGAACCACAACCTCGAAACGGTGCCGCGTCTGTATAAGGAAGCGCGCCCCGGCTCGGACTACCAGCACTCGCTCACGCTCCTCAAGGAGTTCAAGGCGCAGCATCCGGACGTCTCGACGAAGTCGGGCCTGATGGTCGGTCTGGGCGAGACGGACGAAGAAATTCTTCAGGTGATGCGCGACATGCGCGCGCACAACGTCGACATGCTCACGATCGGTCAGTACCTGCAACCGTCGGAGCACCACCTGCCGGTGCGCCGTTACGTGACGCCCGACACGTTCAAGATGTTCGAGGAAGAAGCGTACAAGATGGGCTTCACTCATGCGGCCGTAGGTGCGATGGTGCGCTCGAGCTATCACGCCGACGTGCAGGCGCACGAAGCAGGCGTGGCCGACGCCATCTGAGCAGAATCCTTCGGACCACTCGTCCGGACGGAAGCATCACGAAAGCGGATCGTCGACAGACGGTCCGTTTTTTTCGTCCGTACCCCCCATGCGCTTGCGTGTTGAACGGGCAATGAACCCGTCTATGACCCCCTCCAAGCGTTAGCCAGACGCCCACACTCGATTACGGGACGTCACAAGTCGCTCCTGGTTTAGTAGCCGATACGCGCCACAGGCATCCCCCGGATGCCGACTAACGCGGCCGAATGCCTACGATACGCGCCGTCATTTGCAATGATCGTCGCCGAACGGCCAGCGTTACCCCCATGCGCCTGCTTTATCTCCCTCGAAATATGTTGTAACAACCGTCACCTTGTGGCGCCGGGTGCGTTGTTCCAGAATATTGAAACTTTGTTTTGCTTGGCAAAACACTGCGCACGTCATGGTTATTGGGCGAGCGGATGTTCCGGATGCACGCCAGGAGGCAGCATGTCCCGTCAGGTCACTGAGGGCCGATTTTTCGTTGAGGCACCGCAAGGTGGCGCAATGCGCCACGGGGGGCACTTGCCTCTGGTGATCGACGCGCCTCACAGTGGTCATGTGTTACCGCCGGACTTCGACACGATTGCCCCGACAGCCGCGATCCTCGCTTGTGGCGACGCCTACGTCGACGAACTCTGGTCCGTCGCGACGCGTCACGGCGCGACGCTCGTCGCGGCGCTTTTCCCGCGCGCCTACATCGACCCGAATCGCGCCGAGCACGACATCGACCCCGAATTGCTGGCGAGCCTGTGGCCACACGATGCGCGTCCGCAAGGGTATAGCGAGCGTGGCGTCGGACTGCTGCACCGCTTTGCTGCCCCAAACGTACCGCTCTACGACCGCCGCCTGACGGTGGCGGAAGTCGAGCGACGGATTCACGATTACTACCTGCCGTACCGCCACGCGTTGCGCGATGCACTCGATTCGGCGTGGCAGCGTCACGGCGTGGTCTGGCATCTGGACTGTCATTCGATGCGTTCGCGCGGCGGGGCACTCGATCCCGATGCCGGTATGGCGCGCCCGGACGTACTGGTGAGCGACGGGGACGGCACCACCGCAGACCCCGCGTTTTCACGCTGGGTGATGGCTGAATTCACGCGTCTCGGATTTCGTACGGCCTACAACGTGCCGTATCGGGGAGGCGATCTCGTGCGTCATTTCGGACGCCCCGCCGAGCGGCGTCACAGCGTGCAGATCGAACTGAATCAGGCGCTTTATCTGAATGAATCTAACGGCGAAAAGCATGACGGCTTTTCGACGCTGCAATCGCAACTTGGCCAATTTGCGGCGGCGCTTGCCGCCTATGCCGAACAACATAGCGAGGAAGTTTGAGATGGACTACACAGTCGCTTCGGTCGACACGGCGCTTTCGCTGCTGTCGCTGGTCGGGGAGTGTCCCGGCCTCGGTGTTACGGAACTGGCGCAGCGCGCCGGCCTGAACAAGTCGCGGGCGTTTCGTCTGCTGGCGACGCTCGAACAGCACCGCTGGGTGGTTCGCGAGGGCAGTCCCGTGACCTACGTGCTGGGTGCGCAGGCATTGGTGCTCGGCGTGGCAGGCCATGAACAGGTCAACCTCGTGAAGGTCGCCCATCGTCACCTGCAGGCGCTCAACCGTGCGCTCAACGAGAACATCCAGTTGCGCGTGCGCGATGGTCTCGAGTCGCTGTGTGTTGCCCGCGTGGAATCGACGCACGAACTGCGCGTGCATGGCGTGGTCGGCAACCGTCGCCCGTTGTACGTGGGCGCGTCGGGCCGTGTGCTGCTGGCTTTCGCGTCGGACGACGTCCGCGCGCAAGTGTTGGGTCGTCCCCGCAAGCGCTTCACGGCGGGCACGCTGATCGAGCGCGACGAACTGGCGGCCGAACTGCTGAACGTGCGTCGTCAGGATTGCGCGGTGAGCTTTGGCGAACTTGCGCCGGAAGCCGTCTCGGTTGCCGTGCCAGTGCGCGACGCGTCGGGTGAAGTGATCGCCTCGCTGTCGGCCTCGGGCCCGTCGTCACGCATGACGCGTGCGTTGCTGCCCGATATCTCGTCGCGTCTGTCGGCCTGTGCCGCAGAGATCTCGGCCGCACTGGGCTATCAGACGCCGGTCCCGGAAGCGCTTTCCGCCTAAGTGCGCTGAGCGCGACCGGCGGGAAGGGGTGACCGGCGACGGTTGCCCGACCCCCGGGGCAAGTCCGGACCTCCCGGCGAAGGCTCTGCCGCCACAGGCGCCTGCTTTCAAGGGAGGTTTTGTTTATCTCAACGGTCCGTTGTGACGCATCGAACTTCAGGTTCACTCGGCCTTATCGCGTGAAATCTCCCAATTTCGCCGAATTTTCTGGAAATCCAGAAACAATCCGTGCTTGCTTTCCGGATTTCCATATAAGTGAGCATCGGGTTTTCCACAACTTCCCCCAATAAAATCAATCACTTGTAGTGTTGGCATAAGTATTGCTTTCTACCGCGCGTGCTGCCGTCGTTTCCGAATTCCCGTTGGAAATCCGGAAATCCAGAGCAAGCCGTTCTAATAAAGAGAGGAGACCTTATGTTCAAGCAATGCCTTGCCGCCGCTGCGCTGTGTGCAGCTTCGCTACACGCTTTTGCCGACGATCTGGTGCGTCTGGGGAACCTGAAGTTCGCCCACTACGGCGCTGTGTCGTACATGAAAGTGATTGGACCGAAGTACGGCCTGAAGATCGAGGAACGGATGTTCGCCAAGGGCGTGGACATCATGCCGGCCATCGTGGCCGGTCAGATCGACGTGTCGGCAAGTGCGCTTGACGCTGCTATCGCAGGTCGCGCTCAGGGCGCACCGATCTACGCGGTGGCGGGTTTCGCCAAGGGCGGCGTGCGTCTCGTAGCGAAGAAGGGACTGCCGGTCACCAAGGTGGCCGATCTCAAGGGCAAGAAGGTGGGCGTGGCCCGTGGCGGTGCTCAGGAAATGATTCTGTACGCAGAACTCGCGAAGGCCGGTCTGACGTGGTCGGATCAGCCGGGCAAAGACGTGCAGATCATGTTCATGGCCTTCGCCGATCTGAATCAGGCACTGGCCGCTGGCAGCATCGACGCGATGTGCCAGTCGGAGCCGCAAGCCTCGCAAGCCATCAACAAGGGCTTCGGCGTGGAAATGCTCAAGCCGTACGACACGCCCATCGGCGAACCGGTGCGTGCGCTCGTGATCACCGAGAAGCTCTATAAGGAAAAGCCGGACGTTGCCCAACGTCTGATGTACGCGTTCGTCGAAGCGACCGATTACTTCATCAAGAACCCGAAGGCGGCCGAGAAGTACGTTCGCGAGGACATGTTCAAGAACCAGATCACGGAGCAGGACTTCACGGACGCCATCGGCAACTCGCCGTATAGCTACGACCTGAGCCTCTCGCACGTGCAACTCACGACCGACCTGATGAAGAAGTACGGCGTGGGCAAGTTGCAGGATCCGGTGCCGCAGGCGGGAGACTGGGTCAAGCTCGACCTCCTCGCCAAGGCGAAAACCAAGCTGAACATCAAGTAAGGCGAGGCGAACGGATGTCCGCAGTGCTCCCCCATTCGGGTGCTTCACGCGCCGCGCGTATGCTGCGCGGCGTGCTGATTCCGGTCGCGGTCGTGGTGATCTGGCAGATCGTCACCGGCCTGGGCTGGATCAACCCGATCATTCTCCCGTCGCCGCTCGCGGTTGTGACCAAGTGGTGGCAATACCTCAAACCGACCGTGGCGATGGCCGAAGGCTTCGGCGCGTGGCTCGAATCGAGCGAACTGCTCATGGACGCCACGCATAGCCTTTACCGCGTGATCATGGGCTTCATCGTGGGCGCAGGCATCGCGCTGCCGCTCGGTCTGCTCATGGGCACGAGCACGCGCGTCTACGGCCTGTTCAATCCCTTGGTGCAAGTGGTGCGTCCGATTCCCCCGATCGCGTACATTCCACTGGCCATTCTCTGGTTCGGTCTGGGCAATCCCCCCGCGTTCTTCCTGATCGCGCTGGGTGCGTTCTTCCCGGTGTTGATGAACACGATTGCCGGCGTGCGTCACGTCGACGGCATCTATCTGCGCGCCGCGCGCAATCTCGGCGCGGGTCAGCTCACGATCTTTCGTCGCGTGATTCTGCCCGCGGCTACGCCGTACATTCTGTCGGGCGTGCGTATCGGTATCGGCACGGCGTTCATCGTTGTGATCGTGGCCGAGATGATCGCCGTGAACAACGGCCTGGGCTATCGCATTCTGGAAGCGCGCGAGTACATGTGGTCGGACAAGATCATTGCCGGGATGCTGACCATCGGTCTGCTCGGTCTGGTGATCGACCTCGGCATGGATCGTCTCAACAACCACCTGCTCAAGTGGCATCGTGGTCTGGAAACCAAGTGAGGCGATGAACAACATGCTGATTCAAATCGATCACGTCAACAAACAGTTCCCGATTCCCGGCGGCGTCGTCGACGCGCTCAAGGACATCGACCTGAACATCAACGCGGGCGAGTTCGTCTGCCTGCTCGGCCCGTCGGGGTGTGGCAAGTCGACGCTGCTCAACGCACTCGCCGGCTTCGTGCAACCGACCTCGGGTGCGATTCGCATCGACGGTCGTGCCGACGCCGCCGCCGAGCCGGGCCCGGATCGCGGCATGGTGTTCCAGGAGTACGCACTGTTCCCGTGGATGACCGTGGCGCAGAACGTGGCGTTCGGTCTCGAAATCAAGGGCATGAAGCGCGCTGAGATCAACGAGCGCGTGAACCTGCTGCTTGGCAAGCTCAACCTGCGCGAGTTCCGCGACCGCTATCCGCGCGATCTCTCGGGCGGCATGCGTCAGCGCGTGGCGATCGCCCGCGTGCTCGCGCTCGACAGCCCGATCATGCTCATGGACGAGCCGTTCGGCGCGCTCGACGCGCTCACGCGTCGCACGTTGCAGGACGAATTGCTGCGCATTTGGGAGGAATTCAGGAAGACGATCATTTTCGTCACACACAGTATCGAGGAGTCGATCTATCTGGCCGATCGGGTCGTCGTCATGACGTACCGGCCGGGCACGGTCAAGCGAGACGTGGTCATCGAACTACCCCGTCCGCGCGACACGGCAGGCAGCGAATTCAATGAATTGAAGAAGGAGCTGGCCCAGATGGTGATGGAGGAGCAAATGCGCTTTGCGCAAAGCGAGATTCGCGGCGTCACCGCGGATTAATAAGAAGGGCGGCGGCTTGCCCCGCCGCCTGAAGAGGAAACAACATGCAAACCCAGACCAAAAAACCCTTTTACCGCATCCTGTACGTGCAGGTGCTGTTTGCCATTGTCGTCGGCATTCTGCTCGGGCACTTCCGGCCCGAACTCGCCGTCGAGATGAAACCGCTCGGTGACGCGTTCATCAAGCTCATCAAGATGATCATCGGTCCGGTGATCTTCTGTACGGTCGTGACCGGTATCGCCGGTATGGAAGACATGAAGAAGGTCGGCCGCGTTGGCGGCAAGGCGCTGATCTACTTCGAAGTCGTCTCGACGCTCGCACTTGTGATCGGCCTCGTCGCCACGCACGTGCTCAAGCCGGGCGCTGGCTTTAACGTCGATATCAATTCGCTCGATCCGAAGGCGATCGCGGGCTACGCTGCGAAGGCAGCGCACGGCGACACGTTCACCGACTTCCTGCTGCACCTGATCCCGAACACGATCACCGACGCGTTCGCCAAGGGTGAAATCCTCCAGATCCTCGTGATCGCTATCCTGTTCGGCGCAGCGCTTGGCGCGATCGGTGAGCGTGGCCGCGTGGTGACGAGCTGGATCGACAGCGTGTCGGGCGTGCTCTTCCGCGTTGTGCACATCATCACCAAGGTCGCTCCGCTGGGCGCTTTCGGTGCTATGGCTTTCACCATCGGCAAGTACGGTATCGCCTCGCTGGTGCCGCTCGCCAAGCTCATGGGTACGTTCTACCTGACGTCGTTCCTGTTCGTGATCGTCGTGTTGGGTCTGATCGCCAAGTTCACCGGTTTCTCGATCTTCCGCTTCCTCGCGTACATCAAGGAAGAACTGCTGATCGTGCTGGGTACGAGCTCGTCGGAAGCTGCGCTGCCGCACCTGATGGAAAAGATGGAAAAGGCTGGCTGCTCGAAGTCGGTGGTGGGTCTTGTGATCCCGACCGGTTACTCGTTCAACCTTGACGGTACGAACATCTACATGACGATGGCCGTGCTGTTCATCGCACAGGCGACGAACATCGACCTGACCTGGGGCCAACAGCTCACGCTGCTCGCCGTGGCGATGCTGACGTCGAAGGGCGCTTCGGGCGTGACCGGCGCAGGCTTCATCACGCTGGCCGCAACGCTGGCCGTGATCCCGACGATTCCGGTCGCCGGGATGGTGCTGATTCTCGGTATCGACCGCTTCATGAGCGAATGCCGCGCACTGACGAACATCGTCGGCAACGGCGTTGCGACCATCGTCGTGTCGGCCTGGGAAAAGGAACTGGACCGCAAGAAGCTGGCCGACGCCATGTCGGGCAAGCAAGGTCCGGAGCTGGCCTGACGGCCGGTGGCAGGGGCGGGCGGTGCTGCGTGTGATGTGTTTTGCGCGACACTGCCGACCGGTTCGCCGGGTCCCTGCCAACCTGTATCGACCGTACGTTCGCCACCGGGCGGCGCGGCACAGGCACAATAGCGCCTGAGCTTCGCCGCCCGGTGGTCCTTTGAGCATCTCACGCAACACCCTGTGCCCCAATGGCCACCCCGCACGACAACACGATCCGCGCCCGCCACACCCGCGGCAGTCACGCACCCCAGGGTGCCGCTGCGCGCGTGAGCCGCGAGGACGCAGTGGGCAATCGGCGCGACGAAGTCCCCATCGATCTCGAGAGGGCTGCCCCGATGCGCCGTTGGTCATGGATCGTCGTCATGTTGTTGGCGAGTGTCC
This window of the Pandoraea sputorum genome carries:
- a CDS encoding ABC transporter ATP-binding protein: MLIQIDHVNKQFPIPGGVVDALKDIDLNINAGEFVCLLGPSGCGKSTLLNALAGFVQPTSGAIRIDGRADAAAEPGPDRGMVFQEYALFPWMTVAQNVAFGLEIKGMKRAEINERVNLLLGKLNLREFRDRYPRDLSGGMRQRVAIARVLALDSPIMLMDEPFGALDALTRRTLQDELLRIWEEFRKTIIFVTHSIEESIYLADRVVVMTYRPGTVKRDVVIELPRPRDTAGSEFNELKKELAQMVMEEQMRFAQSEIRGVTAD
- a CDS encoding ABC transporter substrate-binding protein, whose translation is MFKQCLAAAALCAASLHAFADDLVRLGNLKFAHYGAVSYMKVIGPKYGLKIEERMFAKGVDIMPAIVAGQIDVSASALDAAIAGRAQGAPIYAVAGFAKGGVRLVAKKGLPVTKVADLKGKKVGVARGGAQEMILYAELAKAGLTWSDQPGKDVQIMFMAFADLNQALAAGSIDAMCQSEPQASQAINKGFGVEMLKPYDTPIGEPVRALVITEKLYKEKPDVAQRLMYAFVEATDYFIKNPKAAEKYVREDMFKNQITEQDFTDAIGNSPYSYDLSLSHVQLTTDLMKKYGVGKLQDPVPQAGDWVKLDLLAKAKTKLNIK
- the lipB gene encoding lipoyl(octanoyl) transferase LipB codes for the protein MTSPIEVCWRGIEDYATSFDAMRAYTDARGSHGPDQLWIVQHPPVYTLGLAGDPAHLLVANTGIPLVKVDRGGQITYHGPGQVVIYLLVDLRRRKLGVREMVRLIEQAVIDTLGAYNLDVERHAGAPGIYVSPGDGTVAHAGAKIAALGLKIRNGCSYHGVSLNVAMDLRPFDWINPCGYAGLQTVDMATLGVAPRWDEVAARLAQQLGHHLEQHPATTVAAPQADTNSAASADAAA
- the lipA gene encoding lipoyl synthase, which codes for MTTVTQNDSTNKEVRTIDGDYDATAKQKSQAKTARIPIKIVPIERLKKPDWIRVKAATHTSRFYEIKQILREHNLHTVCEEASCPNIGECFGKGTATFMIMGDKCTRRCPFCDVGHGRPDPLDVDEPLNLAKTIAAMRLKYVVITSVDRDDLRDGGAQHFVDCIRHVRELSPSTRIEILTPDFRARLDRALGILNAAPPDVMNHNLETVPRLYKEARPGSDYQHSLTLLKEFKAQHPDVSTKSGLMVGLGETDEEILQVMRDMRAHNVDMLTIGQYLQPSEHHLPVRRYVTPDTFKMFEEEAYKMGFTHAAVGAMVRSSYHADVQAHEAGVADAI
- a CDS encoding DMT family transporter; this encodes MSQASPPAPVPSSAMPNPQADERLGRLLMIAAMVISGTIGYFVLMSGQPALNVVFFRCLIGALSLCGWCALRGYWRGFRMTRWQVVNVTLGAITLVSNWYFLFTAYRLTSVGITTVVYNVQPFLLVLASVIVTRERPSLATLGCLGVAFAGLVILAEPGGVHGAGYLIGVASALAAASLYAATTLFTKKLAGTIRPEIIAALHMVIGAVVFVWMADFQHLPSAPREVGAIVTLGLFHTTFMYLLLYGAFQKASTSSLAVFGFVYPVVAVAVDFLAFGIVLHPTQWLGGVMILLAAGWYARGLGAASARKAA
- a CDS encoding IclR family transcriptional regulator, yielding MDYTVASVDTALSLLSLVGECPGLGVTELAQRAGLNKSRAFRLLATLEQHRWVVREGSPVTYVLGAQALVLGVAGHEQVNLVKVAHRHLQALNRALNENIQLRVRDGLESLCVARVESTHELRVHGVVGNRRPLYVGASGRVLLAFASDDVRAQVLGRPRKRFTAGTLIERDELAAELLNVRRQDCAVSFGELAPEAVSVAVPVRDASGEVIASLSASGPSSRMTRALLPDISSRLSACAAEISAALGYQTPVPEALSA
- a CDS encoding dicarboxylate/amino acid:cation symporter; amino-acid sequence: MQTQTKKPFYRILYVQVLFAIVVGILLGHFRPELAVEMKPLGDAFIKLIKMIIGPVIFCTVVTGIAGMEDMKKVGRVGGKALIYFEVVSTLALVIGLVATHVLKPGAGFNVDINSLDPKAIAGYAAKAAHGDTFTDFLLHLIPNTITDAFAKGEILQILVIAILFGAALGAIGERGRVVTSWIDSVSGVLFRVVHIITKVAPLGAFGAMAFTIGKYGIASLVPLAKLMGTFYLTSFLFVIVVLGLIAKFTGFSIFRFLAYIKEELLIVLGTSSSEAALPHLMEKMEKAGCSKSVVGLVIPTGYSFNLDGTNIYMTMAVLFIAQATNIDLTWGQQLTLLAVAMLTSKGASGVTGAGFITLAATLAVIPTIPVAGMVLILGIDRFMSECRALTNIVGNGVATIVVSAWEKELDRKKLADAMSGKQGPELA
- a CDS encoding ABC transporter permease, with the protein product MSAVLPHSGASRAARMLRGVLIPVAVVVIWQIVTGLGWINPIILPSPLAVVTKWWQYLKPTVAMAEGFGAWLESSELLMDATHSLYRVIMGFIVGAGIALPLGLLMGTSTRVYGLFNPLVQVVRPIPPIAYIPLAILWFGLGNPPAFFLIALGAFFPVLMNTIAGVRHVDGIYLRAARNLGAGQLTIFRRVILPAATPYILSGVRIGIGTAFIVVIVAEMIAVNNGLGYRILEAREYMWSDKIIAGMLTIGLLGLVIDLGMDRLNNHLLKWHRGLETK
- a CDS encoding N-formylglutamate amidohydrolase, with product MSRQVTEGRFFVEAPQGGAMRHGGHLPLVIDAPHSGHVLPPDFDTIAPTAAILACGDAYVDELWSVATRHGATLVAALFPRAYIDPNRAEHDIDPELLASLWPHDARPQGYSERGVGLLHRFAAPNVPLYDRRLTVAEVERRIHDYYLPYRHALRDALDSAWQRHGVVWHLDCHSMRSRGGALDPDAGMARPDVLVSDGDGTTADPAFSRWVMAEFTRLGFRTAYNVPYRGGDLVRHFGRPAERRHSVQIELNQALYLNESNGEKHDGFSTLQSQLGQFAAALAAYAEQHSEEV